From the Kribbella sp. CA-293567 genome, the window CCATCAGGCCACCGAGGACCACCAGGATCTGCTTGTGGGACAGGTAGTTCGGCGCGTCCGGATCAGGCGCTGCGCCGCCGCCGGCGACGGCGGGCTCTGGGGTGCTCATGCGTTGTTCTCCACGTTCTCTGGGTCTTGGGGACGAGCGGCGGCAGCGGCCAGGGCCCAGCCCTTGTCGGCCCAGGCCTTTCCGCCGTCACGCTCGTCGACGAGGTTGATCACGCCGTCGGCGAACCGGGTCATCAACTTCTCGAAGGTCTCGATGTCGGACTGGGTCCAGCCGTCCATCGCCTGGGACAGCAGTCCCATCCGGCGTTTGGCGTTGGCCTCCCACTCGGCGACGCCCTGCTCGGTCAGCTCGACCCGGAAGGCGCGGCCGTCGTCGGGGTCGGGGGAGCGGCGGACCAGACCCGTCTGCTCGAGCGACCGCACGTGCCGGCTGGCGGTGGAGGCGTCGATCTCCATCTTGCTCGCCAGCTCCGACAACCGCAGTGCCCCGTTGCACCGCAGTACGAACAGCACCAGGTGGGCGCTGTGGTCGATCGTGTCACCGGGTTGCCGGGACTTCAGCCGGCGGCCGATCCGGGTGAAGGCGTGCAGCACGCCCTCCACCGGCGACTGCGGCGCCCAGCCCTCATTTACATGCATGGTGCAAGCATATACATGCTTGCGTGATACATGCAACTGAGTTGCCGACCGGGGCGACCGGCGAGAATGAGACCTCGGCGACCGAGGTGGAGGACGGCATGCAGCAGGTGGCGGTGGTGACCGGTGGCGGTTCGGGGCTGGGGCGGGAGATGGCCCTGGCGCTCGCGGCGGCCGGATTCCAGGTCACGGTGACCGGGCGCACGGAGGCGAAGCTCCGCGAGACGGCCGAGGCCGCGGTGGCCGCGGTCGGTCCGGCCGGTGTCGGGGAGGTGCGTACCGCCGTACTGGATGTGGCCGACGGGCCCGCCGTCGGCGCCTTTTTCGAATCGCTGCAGCGGATCGATCTGCTGGTCAACAACGCGGGAACGGGAGCGCCGGCGGCCCCGGTGCAGGAAGTGACCGAGGAGGACTGGCGACGGGTTGTCGACACCAACCTGACCGGGTCGTTCCTGTGTGCCCAGGCCGCGTTCGCGTTGATGCTGCGGCAGCAACCGTCCGGCGGGCGGATCATCAACAACGGGTCGATCTCGGCTCAGGTGCCACGGCCGCAGTCGATCGCGTACACGGCCTCGAAACACGCGATCAGCGGGCTGACCAAGGCGCTGGAGCTGGAGGGGCGGGCGCACGGGATCACTTGCGGACAAATCGACATCGGCAACGCGGCGACCTCGATGACCGCCAGGATGGAGGCCGGAGTGCTGCAGCCGGACGGGTCGATCGCCGTCGAGCCGACCTTCGACCCGAAGGTGGTGGCCGACTTCGTGGTGCGGATCGCGCAACTGCCGCCGGAGGTCGCCGTGCCGCAGCTGACCGTGATGGCCGCCGGCATGCCGTACGCCGGTCGCGGCTGATCCGTCGCTCCCGAAACGACCAGAACATTGTCGGTGGGGCGGTCTAGGGTCGCAGGGTGGAGGAATCGCGGGAGTCACTGGTGCGGGCGCGGGGGTTGCGGAAGTCCTACGGGGACTTCGAGGCCGTCGCGGGGATCGACCTGGATGTCTGGAAGGGGGAGGCGTTCGGGTTCCTCGGGCCGAACGGCGCCGGCAAGTCGTCGACGATGCGGATGATCGGCGCGGTCTCGCCGGTCAGCGGCGGTGAGCTGCGGATCCTCGGCCACGACCCGGCCACCGACGGGCCGGCGATCCGGGCCCGGCTGGGAGTCTGCCCGCAGGACGACACTCTCGACATGGAGCTGTCCGTCCACGAGAACCTGACCGTCTACGGCCGGTACTTCGGCCTCAGCCGGGCCGAGTGCCGGCTGCGAGCCGACGAACTGCTCGAGTTCGTCGCGCTGACCGAGAAGGCGAAGGTCAAGGTCGACGACCTCTCGGGCGGGATGAAGCGCCGGTTGACGATCGCCCGCTCGCTGGTGAGCAAGCCCGACCTGCTGCTGCTCGACGAGCCGACCACCGGGCTGGACCCGCAGGCACGGCATCTGCTCTGGGACAAGCTGTTCCGGCTGAAGCAGGCCGGCGTCACCCTCATCATCACCACGCACTACATGGACGAGGCCGAGCAGTTGTGCGACCGGCTGGTGGTGATGGATGCCGGCACCATCGCGGCCGAGGGGTCGCCGGCCGAGCTGATCCGCGACTACTCGACCCGCGAGGTGACCGAGCTGCGGTTCGGGCCGGAGGTGATGAGCACGGATCACGACGCGCTGGCCGGCAAGGTGGAGGACCTGGCACAACGGATCGAAGTACTGCCCGACCGGCTGTTGCTCTACACCGACGACGGCGAGCGCACCGTCGCGGCGGTGCACGAGCGTGGGCTGCAACCGGCCGCCGTCCTGGTCCGCCGGTCGACCCTGGAGGACGTGTTCCTCCGGCTGACCGGCCGGACGCTGGTCGACTGATGACCGCCGTCGCGGTGGAGAACGGCCGCCGCCAGTTCGACTACTGGCTCACCGTCTACAAACGCACCTGGAAGGGCAGTCTGGTCAGCAGCTTCCTGCTGCCGCTGCTCTATCTGGCCGCGATGGGAATCGGGCTCGGCTCGTTCGTCGACGACAACGGGACGGGCGCGCTCGGCGGCGTCGGCTACCTGCAGTTCATCGCGCCCGGTCTGCTCGCCTCGACCGCGTTGCAGATCGCGGTCGGCGAATCGACGTACCCGGTGCTGGGCGGGATCAAGTGGCACAAGACCTTCTTCTCGATGGTCGCGACACCGCTGCGGCCGGCCGACGTGATGTACGGGCAGCTGGCCTTCATCGCCTTCCGGGTGCTGACCACCTGCACGGTGTTTTTGCTGGTGATCGCGGCCTTCGGTGGACTCGGCTCGGCCTGGGGCCTGCTCGGCCTGCCGGTCGCGCTGCTCACCGGGATGGCGGCGTCGGCCCCGGTCTGCGCGGTCGCGACCCGGCTGGACAACGACGCCGGCTTCGCGATGATCTTCCGCTTCGGGGTGATCCCGGCGTTCCTGTTCTCCGGCGCGTTCTTCCCCGTCTCGCAGTTGCCGAACTGGATCGAGTGGCTGGCCTACCTCAGCCCGCTGTGGCACGGCGTCGAGCTGTCGCGTGACCTCAGCCTCGGCACCGCGGAGGTGCTGCCCGCGGCCGGCAACCTGGCCTACCTGATGGCATGGTTCGCCGTCGGCACCTGGCTCGCGGTCCGCGGCCTGACCCGGAGGTTGATCAGCTGATGGCCACCCTGACCGCCCGCGTCGTCCCGCTGCCGATCAAGCCCGGCAACGGCCGGACCCTGGTCGAGCGGAACTTCCTGGTCTACCGCCGGTCCTGGATCGTCTTC encodes:
- a CDS encoding ABC transporter permease, which gives rise to MTAVAVENGRRQFDYWLTVYKRTWKGSLVSSFLLPLLYLAAMGIGLGSFVDDNGTGALGGVGYLQFIAPGLLASTALQIAVGESTYPVLGGIKWHKTFFSMVATPLRPADVMYGQLAFIAFRVLTTCTVFLLVIAAFGGLGSAWGLLGLPVALLTGMAASAPVCAVATRLDNDAGFAMIFRFGVIPAFLFSGAFFPVSQLPNWIEWLAYLSPLWHGVELSRDLSLGTAEVLPAAGNLAYLMAWFAVGTWLAVRGLTRRLIS
- a CDS encoding ABC transporter ATP-binding protein, which translates into the protein MEESRESLVRARGLRKSYGDFEAVAGIDLDVWKGEAFGFLGPNGAGKSSTMRMIGAVSPVSGGELRILGHDPATDGPAIRARLGVCPQDDTLDMELSVHENLTVYGRYFGLSRAECRLRADELLEFVALTEKAKVKVDDLSGGMKRRLTIARSLVSKPDLLLLDEPTTGLDPQARHLLWDKLFRLKQAGVTLIITTHYMDEAEQLCDRLVVMDAGTIAAEGSPAELIRDYSTREVTELRFGPEVMSTDHDALAGKVEDLAQRIEVLPDRLLLYTDDGERTVAAVHERGLQPAAVLVRRSTLEDVFLRLTGRTLVD
- a CDS encoding SDR family oxidoreductase; protein product: MIHATELPTGATGENETSATEVEDGMQQVAVVTGGGSGLGREMALALAAAGFQVTVTGRTEAKLRETAEAAVAAVGPAGVGEVRTAVLDVADGPAVGAFFESLQRIDLLVNNAGTGAPAAPVQEVTEEDWRRVVDTNLTGSFLCAQAAFALMLRQQPSGGRIINNGSISAQVPRPQSIAYTASKHAISGLTKALELEGRAHGITCGQIDIGNAATSMTARMEAGVLQPDGSIAVEPTFDPKVVADFVVRIAQLPPEVAVPQLTVMAAGMPYAGRG
- a CDS encoding MarR family winged helix-turn-helix transcriptional regulator codes for the protein MHVNEGWAPQSPVEGVLHAFTRIGRRLKSRQPGDTIDHSAHLVLFVLRCNGALRLSELASKMEIDASTASRHVRSLEQTGLVRRSPDPDDGRAFRVELTEQGVAEWEANAKRRMGLLSQAMDGWTQSDIETFEKLMTRFADGVINLVDERDGGKAWADKGWALAAAAARPQDPENVENNA